A genomic region of Caenorhabditis elegans chromosome V contains the following coding sequences:
- the F35B12.10 gene encoding CTCK domain-containing protein (Confirmed by transcript evidence) — MKRKDGRGQQSLRTEDNNDESGCSGQREHESPTDSPIPTSNDDEATTAAAAMTNERSRTQRRSRRFSVLPSSHFPNTSASFYSLLKFQPLSSTFSWRHMYYAVFLICWIGSGVVAAPTDRNDRQPTVEILDGYVNYSVNGSSSVPTFQEISRNAFLQLKGTPVESRFRLGTAYQLESTEEVNHVNHVDHQSHVDHLTRHHRKKNRKPVGKLKKLGKDEHGDTVFEGRKHALLQLADPDALIMNQRCDGQKFKQRIRVDGCLTKVVVNRLCHGACASIFIPRMHSKKLKAAFRSCAACAPAEYDYVDITLDCPGRTPPTATKTIVKVKSCKCKEQLDDVCVPLRL, encoded by the exons ATGAAACGAAAAGATGGGCGTGGCCAACAGAGCCTCCGAACTGAGGATAACAATGATGAGAGTGGGTGCAGCGGGCAACGAGAGCACGAGTCTCCGACGGACTCGCCAATACCAACATCGAACGACGACGAAGCGACgacagcagcagcagccaTGACGAACGAGCGATCACGAACACAACGACGATCCAGACGATTTTCAGTATTACCATCTTCACACTTTCCTAATACTTCTGCATCTTTTTATTcactattaaaatttcaaccgCTATCATCAACATTTTCATGGCGACATATGTACTATGCGGTTTTCTTGATATGTTGGATTGGTAGTGGCGTCGTGGCGGCGCCCACAGATCGAAACGACCGGCAACCAACTGTTGAGATTCTTGATGGATATGTTAATTATTCAG TTAATGGAAGTTCATCAGTTCCAACATTTCAAGAAATCTCCCGAAACGCGTTCCTTCAACTTAAAGGAACTCCAGTAGAGTCTCGTTTTCGACTCGGCACAGCCTATCAACTGGAGAGCACAGAAGAGGTGAACCATGTAAACCATGTAGATCATCAATCACACGTGGATCATTTAACACGGCACCATCGTAAGAAGAATCGAAAGCCAGTTGGAAAGTTGAAGAAACTTGGAAAAG ACGAGCACGGTGACACAGTCTTTGAAGGAAGAAAACATGCATTACTACAACTTGCCGATCCAGATGCATTAATTATGAATCAACGATGCGATGGTCAAAAGTTCAAGCAACGAATAAGAGTTGACGGATGTCTGACAAAGGTCGTTGTTAATCG ATTATGCCATGGTGCTTGTGCAAGTATTTTCATCCCAAGAAtgcattcaaaaaaactgaaagcaGCATTCCGGAGTTGTGCAGCATGTGCTCCTGCCGAATATGACTATGTTGATATAACTTTAGATTGTCCCGGCAGGACACCGCCAACTGCAACTAAAACGATTGTGAAG gtGAAAAGTTGCAAGTGCAAAGAA CAACTAGATGATGTCTGTGTGCCACTTCGCCTGTAA
- the F35B12.10 gene encoding CTCK domain-containing protein (Confirmed by transcript evidence), which yields MNQRCDGQKFKQRIRVDGCLTKVVVNRLCHGACASIFIPRMHSKKLKAAFRSCAACAPAEYDYVDITLDCPGRTPPTATKTIVKVKSCKCKEVRIAPF from the exons ATGAATCAACGATGCGATGGTCAAAAGTTCAAGCAACGAATAAGAGTTGACGGATGTCTGACAAAGGTCGTTGTTAATCG ATTATGCCATGGTGCTTGTGCAAGTATTTTCATCCCAAGAAtgcattcaaaaaaactgaaagcaGCATTCCGGAGTTGTGCAGCATGTGCTCCTGCCGAATATGACTATGTTGATATAACTTTAGATTGTCCCGGCAGGACACCGCCAACTGCAACTAAAACGATTGTGAAG gtGAAAAGTTGCAAGTGCAAAGAAGTGAGGATAGCACCTTTCTAA
- the F35B12.10 gene encoding CTCK domain-containing protein (Confirmed by transcript evidence), producing MKRKDGRGQQSLRTEDNNDESGCSGQREHESPTDSPIPTSNDDEATTAAAAMTNERSRTQRRSRRFSVLPSSHFPNTSASFYSLLKFQPLSSTFSWRHMYYAVFLICWIGSGVVAAPTDRNDRQPTVEILDGYVNYSVNGSSSVPTFQEISRNAFLQLKGTPVESRFRLGTAYQLESTEEVNHVNHVDHQSHVDHLTRHHRKKNRKPVGKLKKLGKDEHGDTVFEGRKHALLQLADPDALIMNQRCDGQKFKQRIRVDGCLTKVVVNRLCHGACASIFIPRMHSKKLKAAFRSCAACAPAEYDYVDITLDCPGRTPPTATKTIVKVKSCKCKEVRIAPF from the exons ATGAAACGAAAAGATGGGCGTGGCCAACAGAGCCTCCGAACTGAGGATAACAATGATGAGAGTGGGTGCAGCGGGCAACGAGAGCACGAGTCTCCGACGGACTCGCCAATACCAACATCGAACGACGACGAAGCGACgacagcagcagcagccaTGACGAACGAGCGATCACGAACACAACGACGATCCAGACGATTTTCAGTATTACCATCTTCACACTTTCCTAATACTTCTGCATCTTTTTATTcactattaaaatttcaaccgCTATCATCAACATTTTCATGGCGACATATGTACTATGCGGTTTTCTTGATATGTTGGATTGGTAGTGGCGTCGTGGCGGCGCCCACAGATCGAAACGACCGGCAACCAACTGTTGAGATTCTTGATGGATATGTTAATTATTCAG TTAATGGAAGTTCATCAGTTCCAACATTTCAAGAAATCTCCCGAAACGCGTTCCTTCAACTTAAAGGAACTCCAGTAGAGTCTCGTTTTCGACTCGGCACAGCCTATCAACTGGAGAGCACAGAAGAGGTGAACCATGTAAACCATGTAGATCATCAATCACACGTGGATCATTTAACACGGCACCATCGTAAGAAGAATCGAAAGCCAGTTGGAAAGTTGAAGAAACTTGGAAAAG ACGAGCACGGTGACACAGTCTTTGAAGGAAGAAAACATGCATTACTACAACTTGCCGATCCAGATGCATTAATTATGAATCAACGATGCGATGGTCAAAAGTTCAAGCAACGAATAAGAGTTGACGGATGTCTGACAAAGGTCGTTGTTAATCG ATTATGCCATGGTGCTTGTGCAAGTATTTTCATCCCAAGAAtgcattcaaaaaaactgaaagcaGCATTCCGGAGTTGTGCAGCATGTGCTCCTGCCGAATATGACTATGTTGATATAACTTTAGATTGTCCCGGCAGGACACCGCCAACTGCAACTAAAACGATTGTGAAG gtGAAAAGTTGCAAGTGCAAAGAAGTGAGGATAGCACCTTTCTAA